From Levilactobacillus zymae, a single genomic window includes:
- a CDS encoding valine--tRNA ligase, whose translation MADKPVEMPTKYDPTAVEAGRYQTWLDQDVFKPSGDPQAKPYSIVLPPPNVTGKLHLGHAWDTTLQDMLIRQKRMQGYDTLWLPGMDHAGIATQAKVEAKLREQGISRYDLGREEFIKKVWEWKDEYADTIHQQWAKMGLSLDYSRERFTLDEGFSDAVKKVFVALYKQGLIYRGEYIINWDPQARTALSDIEVIHKDDKGAFYHVKYPFADKDQTFNGKHYIEIATTRPETMMGDTAVAVNPSDDRYKELVGTKVILPLANREIPIIADQYVDPEFGTGMVKITPAHDPNDFQVGNRHNLERINTMNEDASMNEKAGKYNGMDRFEARKAMVADLDEQGLLLKVDPIVHSVGHSERTGVQVEARLSTQWFVKMQPLAEKAMANQKGDNAVDFVPKRFEHTFMQWMDNAHDWVISRQLWWGHQIPAWYHKQTGEIYVGETAPKDPENWDRDPDVLDTWFSSALWPFGTMGWPDENSADYQRYFPTNTLVTGYDIIFFWVSRMIFQSLEFTGKRPFKHVLLHGLIRDEEGRKMSKSLGNGIDPMDVIQKYGADALRWFLSTGSTAGQDVRFSYKKMDAAWNFINKIWNASRFVIMNLGADTKPVVPAKDQWDLTDKWILSRLNATVKHVTEMFDKFDFGEAGRALYNFIWNDFCDWYIEMSKSVLTGDDAAAKAVKQDLLAYVLDQTLRLLQPIMPFVTEAIWQAMPHDGKSLVTAAYPVDHPDFDDAPAESDMTSLIDLIKAVRNIRAEANAPMSTPIDLQIKTSDAKLQAVFDNNRDYIDRFVHPKALEIGADLVAPKLAMTAVITSAEISVPLAELVDLKEEVARLDKEVAKYTAEVQRATKKLGNDRFVANAPEDVVNAEREKQADNQKKLAATQDRLAEIKAQL comes from the coding sequence ATGGCAGACAAGCCAGTAGAAATGCCGACGAAGTATGACCCGACCGCCGTTGAAGCGGGCCGGTATCAGACTTGGTTAGACCAAGATGTTTTTAAACCCAGCGGCGACCCGCAGGCCAAACCGTATTCCATCGTATTACCGCCACCGAACGTGACCGGGAAACTCCACTTGGGCCACGCCTGGGACACCACGTTACAGGATATGTTGATCCGACAAAAGCGGATGCAGGGCTACGACACCCTGTGGTTACCGGGGATGGACCACGCCGGTATCGCCACGCAGGCGAAGGTGGAAGCCAAGCTGCGAGAACAAGGCATCTCGCGTTACGATTTAGGCCGGGAAGAATTCATCAAGAAGGTCTGGGAATGGAAGGACGAATACGCCGACACCATTCACCAACAATGGGCCAAGATGGGCTTGTCGTTAGACTATTCACGCGAACGGTTCACCCTGGACGAAGGGTTCTCCGACGCCGTCAAGAAGGTCTTCGTGGCCCTGTATAAGCAAGGTCTGATCTACCGGGGCGAATACATTATTAACTGGGATCCGCAAGCCCGGACCGCGTTATCCGACATCGAAGTGATTCATAAGGATGACAAGGGGGCCTTCTACCACGTCAAGTACCCGTTTGCCGACAAGGACCAAACCTTTAACGGCAAGCACTACATTGAAATTGCCACGACGCGGCCGGAAACCATGATGGGGGACACGGCCGTGGCCGTTAACCCGAGTGACGACCGGTACAAGGAACTGGTGGGCACCAAGGTCATCTTGCCGTTAGCCAACCGGGAAATCCCGATCATCGCGGACCAGTACGTGGATCCCGAATTTGGGACTGGGATGGTGAAGATCACGCCCGCCCACGACCCGAACGACTTCCAAGTCGGCAACCGGCATAATCTGGAACGGATCAACACCATGAACGAAGACGCCAGCATGAACGAAAAGGCCGGCAAGTACAACGGCATGGACCGGTTCGAGGCCCGCAAGGCCATGGTGGCCGACCTCGATGAACAGGGCTTACTGCTGAAGGTCGACCCGATTGTCCATTCCGTTGGGCATTCCGAACGGACCGGGGTGCAAGTCGAAGCGCGCTTATCCACGCAATGGTTCGTGAAGATGCAGCCACTCGCCGAAAAGGCCATGGCAAACCAAAAGGGTGATAACGCCGTGGACTTCGTGCCAAAGCGGTTCGAACACACCTTCATGCAATGGATGGATAACGCCCACGACTGGGTCATCTCACGGCAACTCTGGTGGGGTCACCAGATTCCGGCCTGGTACCACAAGCAGACCGGCGAGATCTACGTCGGCGAGACCGCCCCGAAGGATCCCGAAAACTGGGACCGCGACCCAGACGTCTTGGACACCTGGTTCTCCAGTGCCCTGTGGCCGTTTGGGACCATGGGTTGGCCGGACGAAAATAGCGCCGATTACCAACGCTACTTCCCGACTAACACCCTGGTCACCGGTTACGACATCATCTTCTTCTGGGTTTCCCGGATGATCTTCCAAAGCCTCGAATTCACCGGCAAACGGCCGTTCAAACACGTGCTGTTACACGGATTGATTCGGGACGAAGAGGGCCGCAAGATGAGTAAGTCCCTGGGTAACGGAATCGATCCCATGGACGTCATCCAAAAGTACGGAGCCGATGCGTTACGGTGGTTCCTGTCGACCGGATCGACGGCCGGCCAAGACGTCCGCTTCAGCTACAAGAAGATGGATGCGGCTTGGAACTTCATTAATAAGATCTGGAACGCTAGTCGTTTCGTGATCATGAACCTAGGAGCGGACACGAAACCGGTCGTTCCCGCTAAGGACCAATGGGACCTGACCGACAAGTGGATCTTGAGTCGTTTGAACGCCACGGTCAAGCACGTGACCGAGATGTTCGACAAGTTCGACTTCGGTGAAGCGGGCCGGGCCTTATACAACTTCATCTGGAACGACTTTTGTGACTGGTACATCGAAATGAGTAAGAGCGTGCTGACCGGTGATGATGCGGCGGCGAAGGCCGTTAAGCAAGACCTGTTAGCCTACGTCTTAGACCAGACGTTGCGGCTCTTACAGCCAATCATGCCGTTCGTCACGGAAGCTATCTGGCAGGCGATGCCGCATGACGGTAAGTCGCTGGTTACGGCCGCCTATCCGGTGGACCACCCCGACTTTGACGACGCCCCGGCGGAAAGTGACATGACCAGTCTGATCGACTTGATCAAGGCGGTTCGGAACATTCGGGCCGAAGCCAACGCACCAATGTCCACGCCGATCGATTTGCAGATCAAGACTAGTGATGCCAAGTTACAGGCCGTCTTTGACAATAACCGCGACTACATCGACCGGTTCGTGCACCCCAAGGCCTTGGAAATCGGGGCTGACTTGGTCGCACCGAAGTTGGCCATGACGGCGGTCATCACGTCGGCCGAAATTTCCGTGCCGTTAGCCGAACTGGTGGACCTCAAGGAAGAAGTGGCACGTCTGGACAAGGAAGTCGCCAAGTACACGGCCGAAGTTCAACGGGCCACGAAGAAACTTGGTAACGACCGGTTCGTGGCTAACGCGCCCGAAGACGTGGTCAATGCTGAACGCGAAAAGCAAGCGGACAACCAAAAGAAGTTGGCCGCTACGCAGGACCGGCTAGCCGAAATCAAAGCGCAACTTTAA
- a CDS encoding peroxiredoxin produces MEVTRLGKKMALAGNLPEVGDQLPKFKLFDQQNNKVKTANLIGQVSLISVVPDLDTPVCTLQTRKFVQQADHYPAAKFYTVSNNSVTEQTGWCAAEGVQNVDLLSDEELSFGYETGLYVPNAGNLARSIWIIDKTGKIVYRQVVIEQSEEPDYLAALTALEKLVPRVDA; encoded by the coding sequence GTGGAAGTCACGAGACTCGGTAAGAAGATGGCCTTAGCGGGCAATCTCCCCGAAGTAGGGGATCAATTACCTAAGTTTAAGCTGTTTGATCAACAGAATAACAAGGTGAAGACGGCCAATCTGATTGGTCAGGTGAGCCTAATCAGTGTCGTTCCCGATTTAGATACCCCGGTTTGCACGTTGCAAACGCGTAAATTTGTCCAACAGGCGGACCATTATCCGGCGGCCAAGTTCTATACGGTGTCGAATAATTCCGTGACGGAACAGACCGGTTGGTGTGCGGCCGAAGGGGTCCAAAATGTGGACCTGTTATCCGATGAAGAGTTGTCCTTCGGGTACGAAACCGGGTTATACGTGCCCAACGCCGGCAACCTGGCGCGGTCCATTTGGATCATTGATAAGACCGGCAAGATCGTTTACCGGCAGGTCGTGATTGAACAGTCCGAAGAACCCGATTACTTAGCCGCGTTGACGGCCCTCGAAAAGTTAGTGCCACGAGTTGACGCTTAG
- a CDS encoding amidohydrolase has product MLNPITVNAQQIYTDFDQLGACAEVAFQEVRTTAYLAQRLDQLGVSYQRFPQMTGLIATLNPGQPVTIGLRTDIDALKQVYQGKTQVLHSCGHNAHMAIVLAVVTYFATHPDDLPGTLKVIFQPAEETVTGAEKVIQSGLLGPLDVLYGLHVCPDSEVGDHQAEALLPDIATRTYWVTITGKTAHAGRPWLGANVIDAFSTLNERFKQIKLATDSPYSVTATMFQAGESSNIVPDKGTFAVDLRARTNDLMDQLQDQAFRAMRAVSTGDIQITLDGNDLSPAAIPDDQAIATMGQAITAVLGADGLVDPVPTQGGDDFHFYAYDGLARRSTMLGLGCGLTPGLHIPGMTFDHTAMVAGAQILINAVRLTGQD; this is encoded by the coding sequence ATGCTCAATCCAATTACAGTGAACGCGCAACAAATTTATACCGACTTTGACCAATTAGGGGCCTGCGCGGAGGTGGCCTTTCAGGAGGTGCGCACCACGGCCTACCTGGCCCAACGCTTAGACCAACTAGGCGTCTCCTATCAACGCTTTCCCCAGATGACAGGGTTGATTGCGACGCTTAATCCGGGCCAACCGGTGACCATCGGGTTACGCACGGACATTGACGCCCTTAAGCAGGTCTATCAGGGTAAGACCCAGGTCCTCCACTCCTGCGGGCACAACGCGCACATGGCCATCGTGCTGGCGGTCGTGACGTACTTTGCGACTCACCCGGACGACTTGCCGGGGACGTTAAAGGTGATCTTTCAACCCGCCGAGGAGACTGTGACCGGGGCGGAAAAGGTGATTCAAAGCGGGTTACTCGGCCCACTCGACGTCTTATACGGCCTGCACGTATGCCCGGATAGTGAGGTAGGTGACCACCAGGCCGAGGCGCTGTTACCCGACATCGCCACGCGGACCTACTGGGTGACCATTACCGGTAAGACGGCCCACGCCGGGCGGCCCTGGCTGGGAGCCAACGTGATCGACGCGTTTAGCACCCTCAACGAACGGTTTAAACAAATCAAACTGGCGACCGACTCACCGTATTCGGTGACCGCCACCATGTTTCAGGCTGGTGAGTCCTCCAACATCGTGCCGGATAAGGGGACCTTTGCCGTGGATTTGCGAGCTCGAACCAACGACCTGATGGACCAACTGCAAGACCAGGCCTTTCGAGCGATGCGCGCGGTCTCGACCGGCGACATTCAGATCACCTTGGATGGTAACGACTTGTCACCGGCGGCCATTCCCGACGACCAAGCCATTGCGACCATGGGTCAGGCCATCACGGCGGTCCTGGGGGCCGACGGGTTAGTTGACCCGGTTCCGACCCAGGGGGGCGACGATTTTCACTTTTACGCCTACGATGGGTTAGCACGGCGCAGCACCATGTTGGGCTTAGGCTGTGGCTTGACGCCCGGACTCCACATACCGGGGATGACGTTTGACCACACGGCCATGGTGGCGGGCGCCCAAATCCTGATCAATGCGGTTCGATTGACCGGACAAGATTAG
- a CDS encoding peptide ABC transporter substrate-binding protein, giving the protein MPNQLKRFVGISVVLVSGLALAGCGRTADASPQQSATIMEQADISSLDSTMITDVGALETVNNAEEGLYRMKNSTTVEPGLATAIVSPTANQTVYTFHLRKGLKWSNGDALTAKDFVYAWRRAVTPSTKAADAYQFLPIKNAQAIEKGKLSADKLGVQAVNATTLRVTLTAPTPYFKYLVASVPFLPLNQKVVTKYGQGYGTSAKKTVYDGPYTVQNWTASSTSWTLKKNPNYWDRRHVKLATVKFQVAKSPQTALSLYQSKKLDNIVLSGQQAAQEKTNPGYLTYPSGETDYLAYNFNHKAMQNRNIRRALSLAIDRQSLVDDVLKNGTKVPTGMAPADIAKNPKTGRDFTQDAKVASAVAYNPNLAKRYWAKGLRQLGVNRLTLNLVCYDVDTFKNAAEYVQANTEKYLKGLSLKVNVQPKVQAITTMQKKQGYDIGFSNWIASYPELNEFFQLLNTNNYNNAGSYSNAAFDRAYTRANGVDAGSATRRYADFKQANQIAMTDQAVAVLNQGQIARLNNPQLKGVTYAAAQGISLKTAYKTSQK; this is encoded by the coding sequence ATGCCAAATCAATTGAAACGTTTTGTCGGAATCAGCGTCGTTTTAGTCAGTGGCCTCGCACTAGCGGGCTGCGGGCGGACGGCGGACGCCAGCCCACAGCAGAGTGCGACCATCATGGAACAGGCCGATATCTCATCGTTAGATTCGACCATGATCACGGATGTGGGCGCGTTGGAGACCGTGAACAATGCAGAAGAGGGCCTGTATCGAATGAAAAACAGCACCACGGTCGAACCGGGCCTAGCTACGGCCATCGTGAGTCCCACGGCGAACCAAACCGTTTACACCTTCCACCTACGCAAGGGCCTGAAGTGGAGTAACGGGGACGCGCTGACGGCCAAGGACTTCGTGTATGCTTGGCGCCGGGCGGTGACGCCCAGTACCAAGGCAGCCGATGCCTACCAGTTCTTACCGATTAAGAATGCCCAAGCCATTGAGAAAGGTAAGCTATCCGCCGATAAATTAGGTGTTCAAGCCGTTAATGCCACGACGTTGCGGGTCACGCTGACGGCACCAACGCCGTACTTTAAGTATCTAGTGGCCTCCGTGCCATTTTTACCGTTAAATCAAAAAGTTGTGACCAAGTACGGCCAGGGTTATGGCACCTCGGCTAAGAAAACGGTCTACGATGGGCCGTATACCGTTCAGAACTGGACGGCCTCGTCGACGAGTTGGACGCTGAAAAAGAACCCGAATTATTGGGATCGGCGGCACGTAAAGTTAGCTACCGTTAAGTTTCAGGTCGCTAAGTCGCCACAGACGGCCTTGTCGTTATACCAATCCAAGAAGCTCGACAACATCGTCTTATCCGGCCAACAAGCCGCACAAGAAAAGACCAACCCCGGCTATTTGACCTATCCCAGTGGGGAGACCGATTACCTGGCCTACAACTTCAACCACAAGGCCATGCAAAACCGGAACATTCGGCGCGCCCTTTCGTTAGCCATCGACCGGCAAAGCCTGGTGGACGACGTCTTGAAGAACGGCACCAAGGTTCCCACGGGGATGGCCCCGGCCGACATCGCCAAGAACCCCAAGACCGGTCGCGACTTTACGCAAGACGCCAAGGTGGCCAGTGCCGTGGCGTATAATCCAAATTTGGCTAAACGTTACTGGGCCAAGGGTTTACGGCAGCTAGGGGTAAACCGCCTGACGCTAAACTTAGTCTGTTACGACGTGGACACCTTTAAGAATGCCGCCGAATACGTGCAGGCTAACACGGAGAAATATCTGAAGGGTCTCAGCTTAAAGGTCAACGTGCAACCCAAGGTTCAAGCCATCACCACCATGCAGAAGAAGCAGGGCTACGACATCGGGTTTTCCAACTGGATTGCATCCTATCCGGAACTCAACGAATTCTTCCAATTGCTGAATACCAACAATTACAACAACGCCGGCAGCTATTCCAACGCCGCCTTCGACCGGGCCTACACCCGGGCTAATGGGGTCGACGCTGGTAGTGCGACACGACGCTATGCTGATTTTAAACAAGCTAATCAGATTGCGATGACCGATCAGGCCGTGGCGGTCTTAAACCAGGGACAAATCGCCCGGCTCAATAATCCCCAACTTAAGGGGGTCACCTATGCGGCCGCCCAAGGGATTTCGTTGAAGACGGCCTATAAGACCAGTCAGAAATAG
- the thiI gene encoding tRNA uracil 4-sulfurtransferase ThiI — MEYSEIMVRYGELSTKGKNKKDFIKQLGHNVRKALSSFEGLEVRAQHDRLHVTLNGADSAAVMDRLKGVFGIENFSPAVKVEKDLDTIKATAIAMAKEDFHPGMTFKINTRRQDKEFAYDTYQLNDMLGGAVLDNVPGIQVQMKHPDLELRVEIRMNGAFISGQPIQGAGGLPVGTGGKAVMMLSGGIDSPVASYYGMRRGVKLDMVHFFSPPYTSEQALAKAKELTAKLAKYSGGIQFIQVPFTKIQETIKEAVPEGYLMTIQRRMMLRLAVAVAEMRHAKGIFNGESLGQVASQTLESMAAINDVTSMPILRPLLSMDKTEIIKVAKDIDTYELSILPYEDCCTIFTPPAPKTRPDLEKSRKFEKNIDVEGLMKEALDGITITEIRPGDNFLNQNEDVFAELL, encoded by the coding sequence ATGGAATATAGCGAAATTATGGTCCGCTACGGCGAATTGTCGACGAAGGGCAAGAACAAAAAGGACTTTATCAAGCAACTGGGACATAACGTGCGTAAGGCGCTCAGCAGTTTTGAAGGTCTGGAAGTCCGGGCCCAACACGACCGATTACACGTGACCTTGAACGGTGCCGATTCGGCCGCCGTCATGGACCGGTTAAAGGGTGTGTTTGGTATCGAAAACTTTTCGCCGGCCGTTAAGGTTGAAAAGGATCTCGACACCATCAAGGCTACCGCGATTGCCATGGCCAAGGAAGACTTTCACCCGGGGATGACCTTTAAGATCAATACCCGCCGCCAGGATAAGGAATTTGCCTACGACACCTACCAACTCAACGACATGTTGGGGGGCGCGGTGTTGGATAACGTGCCGGGCATTCAGGTCCAGATGAAGCATCCGGATCTGGAATTACGGGTCGAAATTCGGATGAATGGGGCCTTTATCTCGGGGCAACCCATCCAAGGAGCCGGGGGGTTACCCGTCGGCACCGGGGGGAAAGCCGTGATGATGCTGTCCGGTGGGATCGATTCACCGGTCGCTTCATATTACGGCATGCGTCGGGGCGTGAAGCTGGACATGGTCCACTTCTTCAGTCCACCGTACACCTCCGAACAGGCCCTAGCTAAGGCCAAGGAATTGACCGCTAAGCTGGCGAAGTACTCCGGGGGTATCCAGTTCATTCAGGTGCCGTTTACCAAGATTCAAGAAACTATCAAAGAAGCCGTACCGGAAGGCTATCTGATGACCATTCAACGCCGGATGATGCTGCGCTTAGCCGTGGCCGTGGCCGAAATGCGTCACGCCAAGGGGATTTTCAACGGCGAATCGTTGGGCCAAGTGGCGTCACAGACGCTGGAGAGCATGGCGGCCATTAATGACGTGACCTCGATGCCCATTCTCCGACCACTTTTGTCGATGGACAAGACGGAGATCATCAAGGTGGCGAAGGATATCGATACCTATGAGTTGTCAATTCTGCCGTACGAAGACTGCTGCACGATTTTCACGCCGCCCGCACCCAAGACGCGGCCGGACCTGGAAAAGTCGCGGAAGTTCGAAAAGAACATCGACGTGGAAGGCCTGATGAAGGAAGCCTTGGACGGGATTACGATTACCGAAATTCGCCCGGGCGACAACTTCTTGAACCAAAACGAAGACGTTTTTGCGGAATTACTTTAA
- a CDS encoding cysteine desulfurase family protein — MIYFDNSATTKAAPEVVDTYAKVSANYWGNPSSLHNFGEQAFNLLEQSRQQIADLIGAKLSEILFTSGGTEGDNWAIKGTAMAKREFGNHLITTAVEHPAVHNSMEQLKQLGFEVTYLPVDANGRVSADDLRAAIRPTTILVSTMAVNNEIGAVQPLAEIATVMRDFPKIHWHIDAVQGIGKGLADLIFNDRVDFVTFSGHKFHAPRGIGFMYKRQGRKIAPLMAGGGQERNLRSGTENLPAIAAMAKALRMLLTDEAAKVQRQREIRLAILHHIETFAHVTIFSKDLPVFAPHILCFAIEGVRGETIVHAFEEHNIYISTTSACSSKKHVESSTLQAMAIDEGIATSAVRISLDEHNTMAEAEEFNRVFDQLYQQFAKLR, encoded by the coding sequence ATGATTTATTTTGATAACAGTGCGACCACCAAGGCCGCACCGGAAGTTGTCGATACCTACGCCAAGGTCAGCGCTAACTACTGGGGCAACCCGTCTAGTTTGCACAATTTTGGGGAACAGGCCTTCAACCTCCTCGAACAATCGCGCCAACAAATTGCCGATTTAATCGGCGCTAAGCTGAGTGAAATTCTGTTCACCAGTGGGGGTACCGAGGGCGATAATTGGGCCATCAAGGGAACGGCGATGGCTAAACGCGAATTTGGCAACCACTTAATTACCACGGCGGTCGAACATCCCGCTGTGCACAATTCCATGGAACAGTTGAAACAACTGGGCTTTGAAGTGACCTATTTACCGGTCGACGCCAACGGACGGGTCTCCGCGGACGACTTACGGGCCGCCATCCGGCCGACCACGATTCTGGTGTCCACCATGGCGGTGAACAACGAAATCGGGGCCGTCCAACCACTGGCCGAGATTGCCACTGTGATGCGCGACTTTCCCAAGATTCATTGGCACATCGATGCCGTGCAGGGGATTGGAAAGGGGTTAGCCGACCTGATCTTTAACGACCGGGTCGACTTTGTGACCTTCTCGGGCCACAAGTTCCACGCGCCCCGGGGCATTGGCTTCATGTACAAGCGCCAAGGGCGGAAGATTGCGCCGCTGATGGCCGGTGGGGGTCAGGAACGCAACCTGCGTTCCGGGACCGAAAACTTGCCCGCCATTGCGGCGATGGCGAAGGCCTTACGGATGCTATTGACCGATGAGGCGGCCAAGGTTCAGCGGCAACGCGAGATTCGGTTGGCCATCCTGCACCACATTGAGACCTTTGCGCACGTCACGATTTTCTCTAAGGACCTGCCCGTCTTTGCACCGCACATCCTGTGCTTTGCCATCGAGGGTGTGCGTGGAGAAACCATCGTGCACGCGTTTGAGGAACACAACATTTACATTTCGACGACCAGTGCCTGCTCGTCGAAGAAACACGTTGAGTCCAGTACGCTACAAGCCATGGCGATCGACGAGGGGATTGCCACCAGCGCGGTGCGCATCTCGTTAGACGAACACAACACCATGGCGGAAGCCGAGGAATTCAACCGGGTCTTTGACCAACTCTACCAACAATTTGCGAAATTACGCTAA
- the ezrA gene encoding septation ring formation regulator EzrA: MVVVLIGIVILAIIVYVGILAYQQRIRRQVAVLADKKASLVAIPLADEVKLVGQLSLTGQSLERFEALQNDYADITKERFPRIDTQLKALKDASRGMNLVQLRQNLTKVTTLVQQTDELVQTVQAKLAELQEIDKQHRQAVHDLEQKYQELRKTLLAKNFAFGPSIDGLEERLSELEDNFDTFTKLTQTGDHERAADVLTQLKEDTESLEDLIKAIPPLYKDLTAIYPDQISELKNGYDQLTAQHYRFGDTDIPGLVQKVADQVSGNLATLADLRPADAKVINDRIAEQIDQLYARMQTEIDAKQPVEKNLDNVARFIAHAQNQNQSLLTELDRLSQNYTLDHQELETARELNEQLRAIDGIYQRDVQDLTGKSATYSEVLAHQQQQEKDLKQIEEQQAQILKGVAGLADEERQARETLRQFDFKLHSLRRQVENLNLPGVPQDYLDYFFVVRDEVEQLATDMDQPQIDMERITKQLLIIQTDLDTLSEKTDDLLDSAELAEQLLQYANRYQASHDDVAQASQEAKRLFEKDHQYAKALETIATVLDRVEPGSYKRLEDAYYQRKGKTNPKAQTDHPTA; the protein is encoded by the coding sequence ATGGTAGTTGTGCTAATTGGAATCGTCATACTTGCGATTATCGTCTATGTGGGCATTCTCGCGTATCAACAACGGATTCGCCGACAAGTCGCAGTGTTGGCGGATAAGAAGGCGTCACTGGTCGCCATTCCCTTAGCCGACGAAGTTAAATTAGTGGGTCAGTTAAGTCTGACCGGCCAATCACTCGAACGCTTCGAAGCGTTACAAAATGACTACGCCGATATCACGAAGGAACGGTTTCCCCGGATTGACACCCAGTTAAAGGCGTTAAAGGATGCGTCACGGGGGATGAACTTGGTCCAGTTACGCCAGAACCTCACGAAGGTCACGACGTTGGTGCAGCAGACGGATGAGTTGGTTCAGACCGTTCAGGCTAAGTTAGCCGAATTGCAAGAGATCGACAAACAGCATCGGCAGGCCGTCCACGACTTAGAGCAGAAGTATCAAGAACTGCGCAAGACGCTACTGGCCAAGAACTTCGCTTTTGGCCCCAGCATTGACGGCTTAGAGGAACGGTTAAGTGAATTAGAAGACAACTTTGACACCTTCACGAAATTAACCCAAACAGGGGACCACGAACGGGCGGCCGACGTGTTGACTCAGCTGAAAGAAGACACGGAATCCTTGGAGGATCTAATCAAGGCGATTCCGCCGCTGTATAAGGATTTAACGGCCATTTATCCGGATCAAATCAGTGAATTAAAGAACGGGTACGATCAGTTGACGGCTCAGCACTACCGTTTTGGCGATACGGACATTCCGGGGTTGGTTCAGAAGGTGGCCGACCAGGTTAGTGGAAATTTGGCCACGTTAGCCGATTTGCGGCCAGCGGATGCGAAGGTGATTAATGATCGAATTGCCGAGCAGATCGACCAACTCTATGCGCGGATGCAAACCGAAATTGATGCTAAGCAGCCCGTCGAAAAAAATCTGGATAACGTGGCTCGGTTTATTGCCCACGCCCAGAATCAAAACCAAAGCCTTTTGACCGAGTTAGACCGGTTGAGTCAAAATTATACCCTGGATCACCAGGAACTGGAAACGGCGCGGGAACTTAACGAGCAGCTCCGGGCCATCGATGGCATCTATCAACGGGACGTTCAAGACCTGACCGGCAAGTCGGCCACCTATTCGGAAGTCTTAGCACATCAGCAACAACAGGAAAAAGATCTGAAGCAGATTGAGGAGCAACAAGCGCAGATTTTAAAGGGCGTTGCCGGACTGGCCGACGAAGAGCGGCAAGCGCGAGAAACGTTACGCCAATTTGATTTCAAATTACATAGTTTACGACGGCAGGTCGAAAACTTGAATTTACCAGGCGTGCCACAGGATTACCTGGACTACTTCTTTGTGGTGCGTGATGAGGTTGAGCAACTCGCCACGGACATGGACCAACCGCAGATTGATATGGAGCGCATTACCAAGCAACTCCTGATTATCCAAACGGATTTAGATACGTTGAGTGAAAAGACGGATGATTTGTTGGATAGTGCTGAGTTGGCGGAGCAACTGTTACAGTATGCGAACCGGTACCAGGCCAGTCACGACGATGTGGCTCAGGCTAGCCAGGAGGCTAAGCGACTCTTTGAAAAGGATCACCAATACGCCAAGGCCCTGGAAACCATTGCGACGGTGTTGGACCGGGTTGAACCCGGTTCGTATAAACGCTTAGAGGATGCCTACTACCAGCGCAAGGGCAAGACCAACCCTAAAGCGCAGACGGACCACCCGACGGCTTAA
- a CDS encoding GAF domain-containing protein, whose translation MAQPINPLITEQLDALLHGETNLTANLANASALLMQTIPAINWAGFYQYQPADDTLILGPFQGNVACMHIENHHGGCGTALATQTTQRVADVHTFAGHIACDSASNAEIVVPLTLADGTKLGVLDIDSPEKNRFSAADQTVLEEFARVLLTHVDKA comes from the coding sequence ATGGCACAACCAATCAACCCTTTAATTACTGAACAATTAGACGCCCTCCTACACGGTGAGACCAATCTCACGGCTAACCTGGCCAACGCCTCGGCCCTGTTGATGCAGACTATTCCGGCCATTAACTGGGCGGGTTTCTACCAATATCAACCGGCAGACGACACGTTAATCCTGGGCCCCTTTCAGGGGAACGTCGCCTGCATGCACATCGAAAATCACCACGGGGGCTGCGGGACGGCCCTCGCCACTCAGACTACTCAGCGCGTGGCCGACGTTCACACCTTTGCCGGCCACATCGCCTGTGATTCGGCCAGTAACGCCGAAATCGTGGTACCGCTGACCTTAGCCGATGGGACCAAATTAGGGGTCCTGGACATTGATTCGCCGGAAAAGAACCGGTTTTCAGCGGCCGATCAGACCGTCCTAGAGGAATTTGCGCGGGTTTTACTCACACATGTTGACAAGGCCTAG